The Clostridiisalibacter paucivorans DSM 22131 genome has a segment encoding these proteins:
- the eam gene encoding glutamate 2,3-aminomutase produces the protein MKEAGKNSKRQISLKRAEELKSRISDYLEVKDKIPKGLDLTLEYEKSKAKILAILQGTEEDWNDYKWQLSNRISDVETLGKIIDLTPEEKKEIEEVGRRYRWAVSPYYASLIDKKDPFDPIRLMSIPTALEIIETEGDKDPMAEEYTNPAGSITRRYPDRLIINVTNECAMYCRHCQRRRNIGQKDMHKTTKAIKESIDYIKKNSEIRDVLITGGDPLTLPDDRIEWILKELKAIEHVEYIRIGTRTLVTMPQRITDNLVNIIKKYHPIYINVHFNHPKEITEEAKVAAEKLANAGVPLGNQAVLLNGINNDKCIMKSLNHELLKIRIRPYYIFHAKHVIGTTHFNTSIDDGIEIIEYLRGYTSGMAIPTYIVNAPKGQGKTPILPQYLLSRGKEDIIIRTWEGKVIKYPNHPTKDIRDIYRKN, from the coding sequence ATGAAAGAAGCTGGAAAAAATAGTAAAAGACAAATTTCATTAAAAAGAGCAGAGGAACTAAAATCTAGAATATCTGATTATTTAGAAGTTAAAGATAAAATTCCTAAAGGATTAGATTTAACACTTGAATATGAAAAATCTAAGGCAAAGATTTTAGCAATTTTACAGGGAACCGAAGAGGATTGGAATGACTATAAATGGCAATTGTCTAATAGAATAAGTGATGTAGAGACATTGGGAAAAATAATTGATTTAACTCCAGAGGAAAAGAAAGAAATAGAAGAAGTAGGAAGAAGATATAGGTGGGCAGTGTCCCCCTATTATGCAAGTCTCATAGATAAAAAAGATCCCTTTGACCCCATAAGGCTTATGTCTATACCTACAGCTTTAGAGATTATAGAAACTGAAGGAGATAAAGATCCTATGGCAGAGGAGTATACAAATCCTGCTGGTAGTATAACTAGAAGATATCCCGATAGGCTTATAATCAATGTTACAAATGAATGTGCTATGTATTGTAGACATTGTCAACGCAGAAGAAATATAGGCCAAAAAGATATGCATAAAACTACTAAGGCTATAAAGGAATCCATTGATTATATAAAAAAGAATTCAGAAATAAGAGATGTGCTAATAACTGGTGGAGATCCATTAACTTTACCTGATGATAGAATTGAGTGGATATTAAAGGAATTAAAGGCTATTGAACATGTAGAGTATATAAGGATTGGAACTAGAACGTTAGTTACTATGCCTCAAAGGATTACAGATAATTTGGTTAATATTATAAAAAAATACCATCCTATTTATATAAATGTACATTTTAATCATCCTAAGGAAATAACTGAAGAGGCAAAAGTGGCAGCTGAAAAATTAGCTAATGCAGGAGTACCATTGGGTAATCAAGCTGTTTTGTTAAATGGTATCAATAATGATAAATGTATAATGAAGTCATTAAATCATGAATTACTTAAAATACGAATAAGACCTTATTATATATTCCATGCAAAGCATGTTATAGGTACGACTCATTTCAATACATCTATAGATGACGGTATTGAAATTATAGAATATCTTAGGGGGTATACTTCAGGAATGGCTATACCTACTTATATTGTAAATGCACCTAAAGGTCAAGGAAAAACGCCCATACTACCACAATATTTACTTTCTAGAGGAAAAGAGGATATAATTATAAGGACTTGGGAAGGGAAAGTTATAAAATATCCTAATCATCCAACAAAGGATATAAGGGATATATATCGAAAAAATTGA
- a CDS encoding phosphatidylserine decarboxylase, translating into MDIYYVDRQTNEKKREIVAGNKYLKWINNTKSGNIFLEKIVKKKLFSSIYGKIQDLSISRKKIPQFIKTLNIDMSESLIEDISEFKTFNHFFTRKLKNSARPINKNKNVLISPVDGKILAYESIDIKNIIQVKGSSYKLSELFLDSTMAKRYIEGHCIVIRLAPSDYHRFHFPDDGIAQNNIKIKGDYYSVNPLTLNNISNVYCKNKRELTIFNSHNFDEIVMVEVGATCVGSIIQTYTPGKSVYKGDEKGFFKFGGSTVIMFLKKNVIAIDDDILENTSKGLETKIHMGERIAIKKPN; encoded by the coding sequence ATGGATATTTACTATGTAGACAGACAAACCAATGAAAAGAAAAGGGAAATTGTAGCTGGTAATAAATATTTAAAGTGGATAAACAATACTAAAAGTGGAAATATATTTCTAGAAAAGATAGTGAAAAAGAAGCTGTTTTCTAGTATATATGGAAAAATTCAAGATTTAAGTATCAGCAGAAAAAAGATACCTCAATTTATAAAAACATTAAATATAGATATGAGTGAATCTCTAATTGAAGATATTTCAGAATTTAAGACATTTAATCACTTTTTCACACGAAAACTTAAAAATTCTGCTAGACCTATTAATAAAAACAAAAACGTACTAATATCTCCTGTCGACGGAAAAATATTAGCATATGAATCTATAGACATAAAAAATATAATTCAGGTGAAGGGTAGTTCTTATAAACTCTCTGAACTTTTTTTAGATTCAACCATGGCCAAAAGATATATAGAAGGCCACTGTATAGTTATTAGATTAGCACCTTCAGATTATCATAGATTTCATTTTCCCGATGATGGTATAGCCCAAAACAATATAAAAATCAAAGGAGATTATTATTCTGTAAATCCTTTAACTCTAAACAATATATCAAATGTATACTGCAAAAATAAAAGAGAACTCACAATATTTAATTCACACAATTTTGACGAAATAGTAATGGTAGAAGTAGGTGCAACATGTGTTGGTTCCATAATCCAAACATATACTCCAGGCAAATCCGTTTATAAAGGTGATGAAAAGGGATTCTTTAAATTTGGAGGCTCTACTGTAATTATGTTTTTAAAGAAAAATGTAATTGCAATTGATGATGACATATTGGAAAACACATCAAAGGGACTAGAAACAAAAATCCATATGGGAGAAAGAATAGCAATAAAAAAGCCTAATTAG
- a CDS encoding dipeptidase has protein sequence MIFDAHGDIWTDITIKREQGEKDIFKKYHLKKYKRGEVTGGIFVIWCDPPYDKTPKERIFQVIKNISNEILENQDLFKVIRKYEDLEAVKNNKFTVMIGIEGLSGIGKDIDMLNQLYMFGARHGSLTWNEQNELGTGVLGDENRGLTQYGVKAVKKMNDLGMIVDVSHANEKTFWDIYEVSDAPIIASHSNCRALCDVPRNLTDAQIKAIGEKGGVMGLNAFREFVSLDKEKQTLDSLVDHVDHIVELVGIDHVCFGFDFFDYLQGDTVDSFSEDNSIGIPNFQNISKVQNLIKALEDRGYSKEDLEKIKYKNIYRIIKEVLK, from the coding sequence ATGATTTTTGACGCTCATGGTGATATATGGACAGATATAACAATAAAGAGAGAGCAAGGAGAAAAGGATATATTTAAGAAGTATCATCTTAAAAAATATAAAAGAGGAGAAGTAACTGGTGGTATATTTGTCATATGGTGTGATCCACCTTATGACAAGACACCTAAAGAGAGAATATTTCAGGTTATTAAAAATATATCCAATGAAATATTAGAAAATCAAGATTTATTTAAAGTAATTCGAAAATATGAAGACTTGGAAGCTGTAAAAAACAATAAATTTACTGTAATGATAGGTATAGAAGGATTGAGTGGCATAGGTAAAGATATAGATATGCTAAATCAATTATATATGTTTGGAGCAAGACATGGATCGTTAACATGGAATGAGCAAAATGAATTAGGTACTGGTGTATTAGGAGATGAGAATAGGGGGTTAACCCAATACGGGGTAAAAGCAGTAAAAAAGATGAATGATTTAGGAATGATAGTTGACGTATCCCATGCAAATGAAAAGACATTTTGGGATATCTATGAAGTTTCAGATGCTCCCATAATAGCTTCCCATTCAAATTGTAGAGCATTATGTGATGTGCCCAGAAACTTAACAGATGCTCAAATCAAAGCTATAGGAGAAAAAGGTGGTGTTATGGGTCTAAATGCCTTTAGGGAATTTGTTTCTTTAGATAAAGAAAAACAGACATTAGACTCATTGGTTGATCATGTAGACCATATAGTAGAATTAGTTGGGATAGACCATGTATGTTTCGGATTTGATTTTTTTGATTATTTACAAGGAGATACAGTGGATAGCTTTTCAGAGGATAATTCCATAGGCATTCCCAATTTCCAAAATATATCAAAGGTTCAAAATTTAATTAAGGCCCTTGAAGATAGAGGATATTCTAAAGAAGATCTAGAAAAAATTAAATATAAAAACATATATAGAATAATAAAAGAAGTATTAAAATAG
- a CDS encoding alanyl-tRNA editing protein: MTNKVYLENSYLTKIKAIVKDKKIIDNTIHLITNRTIFYPHMSGGQPKDEGLINNVQVLNVYKKDDNIIHILSEDIFDEEVSLTIDWNTRFDHMQQHTGQHILSAAFNKLFDANTIGFHLGKDYVYIDIDISDITKEQIQKVETFANQIIFSNFDIKTYYVNKEQLANLPIKKVPKINNENIRIVAIDDIDYSPCAGTHNSTTGEVGLIKIRKWEKYKGNIRLEFVCGNRALTDFRWKNDYINSLANFFSTKDDNILNTATKMYEENKLLKKQIKKLNNDLLSFQCNELLSKGKNYDGINLISNIYQDTQFSKIRDIASYITNSPSTLVILGVTSKNKCQIILAKSQNLPNINIKKVFNQIIPLLKGSGGGNPYMVQGGGQDCQYLSNCIDNGLTLIKEQIEKSTG, encoded by the coding sequence ATGACCAACAAAGTCTATCTTGAAAATTCTTATTTAACAAAAATCAAAGCAATCGTAAAGGATAAAAAAATTATAGATAATACAATACATTTAATTACCAATAGAACTATATTTTATCCCCATATGTCAGGAGGACAACCTAAAGATGAAGGACTCATAAATAATGTCCAAGTTTTAAATGTATATAAAAAAGATGATAATATTATTCATATTTTAAGTGAAGATATTTTTGATGAAGAAGTAAGTCTTACCATAGATTGGAATACTAGGTTTGACCACATGCAACAGCATACAGGTCAACATATATTATCTGCTGCATTCAACAAACTGTTTGATGCTAATACCATAGGATTTCATCTAGGTAAAGATTATGTCTATATAGATATTGATATATCAGATATAACAAAGGAACAAATCCAAAAAGTTGAGACTTTTGCCAATCAAATTATATTTTCAAATTTTGATATCAAAACATATTATGTCAATAAAGAGCAACTGGCTAATTTACCAATAAAAAAAGTTCCTAAAATCAATAATGAAAATATTCGCATTGTAGCAATAGATGATATAGATTATTCTCCTTGCGCTGGAACTCATAACAGTACTACTGGAGAAGTTGGTTTGATTAAAATACGTAAATGGGAAAAATACAAAGGTAATATTAGGCTTGAGTTTGTATGTGGAAATAGAGCATTAACAGATTTCAGATGGAAAAATGATTATATTAATAGTCTCGCTAATTTTTTTTCCACAAAGGATGACAATATATTGAATACTGCAACAAAAATGTATGAGGAAAATAAATTATTAAAAAAACAAATAAAGAAACTTAATAATGATTTATTAAGTTTCCAATGTAACGAACTTTTAAGTAAAGGTAAAAATTATGATGGCATAAATCTAATATCTAATATCTATCAAGATACACAGTTCTCAAAAATTAGAGATATTGCATCATATATAACTAATAGCCCTTCCACACTGGTTATTTTAGGCGTGACATCTAAAAATAAATGTCAAATTATATTAGCAAAATCTCAAAATCTCCCAAATATTAATATAAAAAAAGTTTTCAATCAGATTATACCTCTGTTAAAAGGTTCTGGGGGAGGTAATCCATATATGGTACAAGGTGGAGGTCAAGATTGTCAATATTTATCAAACTGTATTGATAATGGACTCACTTTAATTAAGGAACAAATAGAAAAAAGCACTGGGTAA
- a CDS encoding cupin domain-containing protein translates to MNIDIGSKIRSLRKSMDLNIAQLAEKTGLSTGLISQIERNMVVPSVTSLWKISNSLNVSIGYFFNEENKVNISPIVKKHSRKRIITSNSNAIYESLTPDMNRKIEFLYITIEPGDSSTNGLVAHEGEECGIVIKGRLLIKSEKEDYILEEGDSIYLDSSIGHRYVNIGDEPCISIWAMTPPSF, encoded by the coding sequence ATGAATATAGATATTGGATCTAAAATAAGAAGTTTAAGAAAATCTATGGATTTAAATATTGCTCAATTAGCAGAAAAAACTGGTTTAAGTACAGGTTTAATAAGTCAAATTGAGAGAAATATGGTAGTCCCGTCAGTTACATCTCTATGGAAAATATCAAATAGTTTAAATGTTTCTATCGGATATTTCTTCAATGAAGAAAATAAAGTAAATATAAGTCCAATAGTAAAAAAACATAGTAGAAAACGCATCATTACTTCTAACTCCAATGCCATATATGAATCTTTAACTCCAGACATGAATAGAAAGATTGAATTCTTATATATAACAATAGAACCCGGTGATTCATCTACTAATGGCCTTGTTGCTCATGAAGGAGAAGAGTGTGGCATAGTAATTAAAGGTAGGCTACTTATTAAATCTGAAAAGGAAGATTATATTTTAGAAGAAGGAGACAGTATTTATCTTGATAGTTCCATTGGACATAGATATGTAAATATAGGTGACGAGCCCTGTATATCTATATGGGCAATGACTCCACCCAGTTTTTAA
- a CDS encoding metal-dependent hydrolase, whose product MKIKYLSHSCFIIEGEGIKAIIDPFITGNANSPVKVNEIKGITHIFITHGHGDHIGDTVEIAKANDAKIVCNFEISQYLSKFNLEVHPMHIGGRVEMNFGRVKMTPALHGSGITTENGIICGGSPGGFLLEIEGKKIYHAGDTGLTMDMQLLKDESIDVALLPIGGNFTMDVEDTLRAVEFINPKKVIPMHYKTFDIIDVDPENFVKRVKNAKGLVLNFGESIEL is encoded by the coding sequence ATGAAGATTAAATATCTTAGTCATTCGTGTTTTATTATTGAGGGGGAGGGAATAAAGGCTATAATCGATCCATTTATAACAGGAAATGCCAATAGTCCAGTGAAGGTTAATGAGATTAAAGGTATAACACATATATTTATAACCCATGGACATGGAGATCATATAGGAGATACTGTAGAGATAGCAAAAGCTAATGATGCAAAGATAGTATGTAATTTTGAAATCAGTCAATATTTATCTAAATTCAATTTAGAAGTTCATCCAATGCATATAGGAGGAAGAGTGGAAATGAACTTCGGAAGAGTAAAAATGACTCCTGCATTACATGGTTCAGGTATAACCACAGAAAATGGCATAATTTGTGGAGGAAGCCCAGGAGGATTTTTATTAGAAATAGAAGGAAAGAAGATTTATCATGCAGGAGATACTGGTCTTACTATGGATATGCAGCTATTGAAAGATGAGAGTATTGATGTGGCATTATTACCCATAGGTGGTAATTTCACTATGGATGTAGAAGATACTTTAAGAGCAGTAGAATTTATAAATCCTAAAAAGGTAATACCTATGCATTATAAAACCTTTGATATAATCGATGTAGATCCAGAAAATTTTGTAAAAAGAGTAAAAAATGCCAAAGGTCTAGTATTAAACTTTGGGGAATCTATTGAGCTGTGA
- a CDS encoding DUF819 domain-containing protein, with the protein MSSLISADNTWVLWAILTGWAAISIWLEQNYKWASKVTGAIIGLIGAMILSNFKIIPTSAPAYDQVWGYVVPLAIPLLLYKANIRKIWRESGRILLIYLISSVGTMVGALVGFMALKNIVPSLYKVGAMMAGSYIGGGVNFVAMADSFEAPGELVSAAVVADNLLMALYFFVLIAIPSMALFRKLFSHPHIDEVESIGTDDKGKTQAASYWGRKEISLKDIAFSVGTAFAIVAVSNEVSGFLGEIIPTGNFGLELLNGLFGNKYLIMTTLTMILATYLPNFFGGMRGAQEIGTFLIYIFFVVIGVPASIPLIISKSPMLLVFCAVMVFSNMAITLIFGKLLKFNLEEILLASNANIGGPTTAAAMAIAKGWDKLIIPILLVGTLGYIIGNYFGIFMGNILHML; encoded by the coding sequence GTGAGTAGTTTAATAAGTGCTGATAATACATGGGTATTATGGGCGATATTAACGGGTTGGGCAGCTATAAGTATTTGGCTGGAGCAAAATTATAAGTGGGCATCGAAAGTAACAGGAGCAATAATAGGACTTATAGGCGCAATGATTTTATCAAATTTTAAAATTATACCCACATCTGCACCAGCATATGATCAAGTATGGGGTTATGTAGTCCCGTTGGCAATTCCATTATTATTATATAAGGCAAATATAAGAAAAATATGGAGAGAAAGTGGTAGAATATTACTAATTTATTTAATAAGTTCTGTGGGAACAATGGTTGGAGCATTAGTAGGATTCATGGCATTGAAAAATATAGTTCCATCTCTTTATAAAGTAGGAGCAATGATGGCAGGTTCCTATATAGGTGGAGGAGTTAATTTTGTAGCTATGGCGGATTCCTTTGAGGCTCCAGGAGAATTGGTTTCAGCTGCAGTGGTAGCAGATAATTTGCTTATGGCACTTTATTTCTTTGTATTAATAGCAATTCCTTCAATGGCATTATTTAGAAAACTATTTTCTCATCCCCATATAGATGAGGTGGAAAGTATTGGCACCGATGATAAAGGTAAAACTCAAGCCGCTTCTTATTGGGGAAGAAAAGAAATATCTCTAAAGGATATAGCTTTTTCAGTTGGGACAGCGTTTGCTATAGTTGCAGTATCAAATGAAGTATCTGGATTTTTAGGTGAAATAATCCCTACTGGAAACTTTGGGCTTGAATTATTAAATGGGTTATTTGGGAATAAATACCTTATAATGACTACATTAACTATGATATTAGCAACATATTTACCAAATTTCTTTGGAGGTATGAGGGGAGCTCAAGAGATAGGTACTTTCTTAATATATATTTTCTTTGTAGTTATAGGAGTACCAGCATCTATACCCCTTATAATATCTAAATCACCAATGCTTTTAGTATTTTGTGCAGTGATGGTATTTTCTAATATGGCTATAACATTAATATTTGGAAAATTGCTGAAGTTTAATTTGGAAGAAATATTATTGGCATCTAATGCCAATATAGGAGGACCTACAACGGCAGCGGCTATGGCTATAGCAAAGGGTTGGGATAAATTAATCATACCTATACTGTTAGTAGGAACATTAGGATATATAATAGGAAACTATTTTGGTATATTTATGGGAAATATACTGCATATGCTATAG
- a CDS encoding amidohydrolase has product MSSYLFYNGKILTMDDENHIAESVVVKDDKIAFVGEHEVALTFISKDTEKIDLKGRTLIPGFNDSHMHLVAYGLTKFKADHRNARSIEDLKNDLKKFLKDEKTKIFDQWVQGHGWNHDKFKEKRLPRKEDIDEVISDRPVYMVRACYHICVVNSKALELAGITKDTKDPEGGKIDRDPETGEPTGILRENAIYMVNRLIPVTENIEDMKNLIEQSIKDANKVGLTSIQTDDFTYAKSYQQAIDAYEQLKAEGRLNARINMQMLLQTREKLNDFLMLGHKTGDGDKWVRFGPLKLLADGSLGSRTAAMHEPYSDDPSTSGLLIYSDEEIRYLLVTAHKNGLQLAVHAIGDRTMDQVLDAYKMISEKHPKKDPRFRIVHCQIGSSEIFEKFKELDVIADIQPIFMLSDIAIGENRVGPERIKTSYAWKTMWDKGIRLSGGSDAPVETFNPIMNLYIAVTRQEPDGYPEGGWYPRQRIDVYQGLKIFTRNPAYDTYEENEKGMIKAGMLADLVILSDDIMEVPHEEIKNVEIDMTMLDGNIVYSK; this is encoded by the coding sequence ATGAGTAGTTATTTGTTTTACAATGGAAAAATTTTGACCATGGATGATGAAAACCATATTGCTGAATCAGTTGTAGTAAAGGATGACAAGATAGCATTTGTAGGGGAGCATGAAGTAGCATTAACTTTTATTTCAAAGGATACTGAAAAAATTGACTTGAAGGGTAGGACGCTTATACCAGGGTTTAATGATAGTCATATGCATCTTGTGGCCTATGGTTTAACAAAATTTAAGGCAGACCATAGAAATGCTAGATCTATAGAGGATTTAAAAAATGATTTAAAAAAATTTTTAAAAGATGAAAAAACAAAGATATTCGATCAATGGGTGCAAGGGCATGGCTGGAATCATGACAAATTTAAAGAGAAAAGACTGCCAAGGAAAGAAGATATTGATGAAGTAATTAGTGATAGACCAGTATATATGGTAAGGGCATGTTATCATATATGTGTAGTTAATTCAAAGGCATTAGAATTAGCAGGCATAACAAAGGATACTAAAGATCCTGAAGGAGGAAAGATCGATAGAGATCCAGAAACTGGTGAACCTACAGGTATATTGAGAGAAAATGCTATATACATGGTGAATAGATTGATACCTGTAACTGAAAATATAGAAGATATGAAGAACTTAATAGAACAGAGTATAAAGGATGCCAATAAAGTAGGTTTAACTTCGATACAAACCGATGATTTTACTTATGCAAAGTCTTATCAACAGGCAATAGATGCATATGAGCAGTTAAAAGCAGAGGGAAGGTTAAATGCAAGGATTAATATGCAGATGCTTCTACAGACTAGGGAGAAACTAAATGACTTTTTAATGTTGGGACATAAAACAGGAGATGGAGATAAATGGGTTAGATTTGGCCCCCTTAAGTTGCTGGCAGATGGTTCCTTAGGTTCTAGGACAGCAGCTATGCACGAGCCATATAGTGATGATCCTAGTACCAGTGGTTTACTTATATATAGCGATGAAGAAATAAGGTATCTATTAGTAACTGCTCATAAAAATGGTTTGCAATTAGCGGTACATGCCATAGGAGATAGGACTATGGATCAAGTATTAGATGCATATAAAATGATATCTGAAAAACATCCTAAAAAAGACCCTAGATTTAGAATAGTGCATTGTCAAATAGGTAGCAGTGAAATTTTTGAAAAATTCAAAGAATTAGATGTAATTGCTGATATTCAACCTATATTTATGTTATCTGACATAGCCATAGGAGAGAATAGAGTAGGTCCAGAAAGGATAAAAACAAGCTATGCATGGAAAACAATGTGGGATAAAGGAATAAGACTTTCGGGAGGATCGGATGCTCCTGTAGAGACGTTCAACCCTATAATGAATTTATATATAGCAGTTACAAGGCAAGAACCAGATGGATATCCTGAAGGAGGATGGTATCCACGACAGAGAATAGATGTATATCAAGGGCTAAAGATATTTACAAGAAATCCAGCATATGATACCTATGAAGAAAATGAAAAAGGAATGATAAAAGCAGGCATGCTTGCTGATTTGGTTATATTATCAGATGATATTATGGAAGTACCCCACGAAGAAATTAAAAATGTGGAAATAGATATGACAATGTTAGATGGTAATATAGTATACAGTAAATAG